The following are encoded together in the Lysobacter silvisoli genome:
- a CDS encoding DUF4124 domain-containing protein, with the protein MTAIAAPAQAQVTIYRCTDASGALTVQNDVPCPKGSKQEKRVIHPAPSVSTPPAFVTPAAAPSAPPPGFPPAPAPTPPSAPPPAAPAPAAPTPADSDRLPPPVLYECRTFDNDRYLSENGNPPERCAPLQTVGINGGASAGAACQMVTDQCQRIAEGGLCAGWKQRLREAESQLRFGPADQRGNAQVEVERVGRIVRESTCGQ; encoded by the coding sequence ATGACGGCGATCGCGGCGCCCGCGCAGGCCCAGGTCACCATCTACCGCTGTACCGACGCCAGCGGCGCGCTGACCGTGCAGAACGACGTGCCCTGCCCCAAGGGCAGCAAGCAGGAAAAGCGGGTGATCCATCCCGCGCCCAGCGTGTCCACGCCGCCGGCCTTCGTCACTCCGGCAGCCGCGCCCAGCGCGCCGCCACCGGGATTCCCGCCCGCACCGGCGCCAACGCCGCCCTCCGCGCCGCCGCCGGCCGCACCGGCACCTGCCGCGCCCACACCGGCCGATAGCGACCGCCTGCCGCCGCCGGTGCTGTACGAATGCCGCACCTTCGACAACGACCGCTACCTCAGCGAAAACGGCAACCCGCCCGAGCGCTGCGCGCCGCTGCAGACCGTGGGCATCAACGGCGGCGCCAGCGCCGGCGCTGCCTGCCAGATGGTCACCGACCAGTGCCAGCGCATCGCCGAGGGCGGCCTGTGCGCGGGCTGGAAGCAGCGCCTGCGCGAAGCCGAGTCGCAGCTGCGTTTCGGCCCTGCCGATCAGCGCGGCAACGCCCAAGTCGAGGTCGAGCGCGTAGGTCGGATCGTGCGCGAGAGCACGTGCGGGCAATAG
- a CDS encoding lytic polysaccharide monooxygenase, whose product MTTFDQRAHAACAAALALAAVLLPQGQAQAHGTMVHPYSRVYYCAQGNIENPTDPACRAATQVGGTQAFYDWMSINQANANDNHRAVVPDGKLCSGNNATFRGLDLARDDWQATDIAPGAYEFQFRGTAPHATREWAFYITREGWDPNTPLRWNDLEHFCSIGNTPVVNGIYRLQCTVPQRSGRHVIYNTWQRSDSTEAFYTCMDVKFAGGGNPPLPQWRDAGPLTAQNDHPIGTTVSVRVFNADGSDAERIDTVLMAGQTTSAAWPLRVAQNVNAQASTVRIGVLQNGVITPVPSATGNRVYLNGNGRSHRIDVRLPDPPQPPEPPGPTPEYDYVYPAGIGSYVPGETVVKASDGKLYACKPFPEGSWCNINADAYRPGTGWAWRDAWIAY is encoded by the coding sequence ATGACCACGTTCGATCAGCGCGCGCACGCCGCCTGCGCGGCCGCGCTAGCGCTCGCCGCCGTCCTGCTGCCGCAAGGCCAGGCGCAAGCGCACGGCACCATGGTGCACCCCTACAGCCGCGTCTATTACTGCGCCCAGGGCAACATCGAGAACCCCACCGATCCGGCCTGCCGCGCCGCCACCCAGGTCGGCGGCACCCAGGCGTTCTACGACTGGATGAGCATCAACCAGGCCAACGCCAACGACAACCACCGCGCGGTGGTGCCCGACGGCAAGCTGTGCAGCGGCAACAACGCCACCTTCCGCGGCCTGGACCTGGCGCGCGACGACTGGCAGGCCACCGACATCGCGCCGGGCGCCTATGAGTTCCAGTTCCGCGGCACCGCCCCGCATGCCACCCGCGAATGGGCCTTCTACATCACCCGCGAAGGCTGGGACCCGAACACGCCGCTGCGCTGGAACGACCTGGAGCATTTCTGCAGCATCGGCAATACGCCGGTGGTCAACGGCATCTATCGCTTGCAGTGCACGGTGCCGCAACGCAGCGGCCGCCACGTGATCTACAACACCTGGCAGCGCTCGGATTCCACCGAGGCCTTCTACACCTGCATGGACGTGAAGTTCGCCGGCGGCGGCAATCCGCCGCTGCCGCAGTGGCGCGATGCCGGACCGCTGACCGCGCAGAACGACCACCCCATCGGCACCACCGTCAGCGTGCGCGTGTTCAACGCCGACGGCAGCGACGCCGAACGCATCGACACCGTGCTCATGGCCGGCCAGACCACCTCCGCGGCCTGGCCGCTGCGCGTGGCCCAGAACGTCAACGCGCAGGCGTCCACCGTGCGCATCGGCGTGCTGCAGAACGGCGTCATCACGCCGGTGCCGTCGGCCACCGGCAACCGCGTCTACCTCAACGGCAACGGCCGCAGCCACCGCATCGACGTGCGCCTGCCCGACCCGCCGCAGCCGCCGGAACCGCCGGGCCCCACGCCCGAGTACGACTACGTCTACCCGGCCGGCATCGGTTCCTACGTGCCCGGCGAAACCGTGGTCAAGGCCAGCGACGGCAAGCTCTATGCCTGCAAGCCCTTCCCCGAAGGCTCCTGGTGCAACATCAACGCCGACGCCTACCGCCCCGGCACCGGCTGGGCCTGGCGCGACGCCTGGATCGCGTACTGA
- the sppA gene encoding signal peptide peptidase SppA: protein MNDTPRRGPVARFFVGLWDTMNFTRRLIFNLVFFGLLFVLLIAMLAAGQTRPLLDDTTLVIAPEATLVEQYSSDPASRALSRTLGEKNAEVQLRDVLRALDSAKDDKRINRVVLRLDQLQGSGLASMREVAAAIARVRAAGKQVVAFSESMDQKQYLLAAQANEVYLDPMGGLLLEGLGRYRMYYREALQDKLGVDVHLFKVGEYKSAAEPYVLDAASPEAKEADLFWMSDVWQRYLADIAKARKLDAAKIATDIDQMPAQVQAAQGDLAKYALQQKLVDGLKTREQVDDLLTERGVADDDAEGGFRQISLDGYLAHLDRATLPAAADRRPQVAVVVAEGEISGGEQPPGTVGGVSTAALLREARDDENVKALVLRVDSPGGEVFASEQIRREIVALKAAGKPVVVSMGDLAASGGYWISMNADRIYADPSTITGSIGIFGMIPTVPRTLEKIGVHTDGVGTTRFAGAFDITRPLAPEVGQVIQSVIDKGYRDFTGRVATARKRSVEQIDEVARGRVWSGAQAKERGLVDDFGGLQTAVDDAAKRAKLADGDYALRYVEKSASPFERWFASFAESRIGAAWLRNDSDLARSLLAKAMPQAVADLRFLQSSVRPTQGVPVKSLAYCFCGF from the coding sequence ATGAACGATACCCCACGTCGCGGTCCGGTGGCCCGCTTCTTCGTCGGCCTCTGGGACACGATGAATTTCACCCGCCGGCTGATCTTCAACCTGGTGTTCTTCGGCCTGCTGTTCGTGCTGCTGATCGCGATGCTCGCGGCTGGGCAGACGCGTCCGCTGCTGGACGACACCACCCTGGTGATCGCGCCGGAGGCGACCCTGGTCGAGCAATACAGCAGCGACCCGGCATCGCGCGCGCTGAGCCGCACCCTGGGCGAGAAGAACGCCGAGGTGCAGCTGCGCGACGTGCTGCGCGCGCTGGATTCGGCCAAGGACGACAAGCGCATCAACCGCGTGGTGCTGCGCCTGGACCAGCTGCAAGGCAGCGGCCTGGCCTCGATGCGCGAGGTCGCCGCCGCGATCGCGCGCGTGCGCGCCGCCGGCAAGCAGGTCGTCGCCTTCAGCGAAAGCATGGACCAGAAGCAGTACCTGCTGGCCGCGCAGGCCAACGAGGTCTACCTGGACCCGATGGGCGGCCTGCTGCTGGAAGGCCTGGGCCGCTACCGCATGTACTACCGCGAAGCGCTGCAGGACAAGCTGGGCGTGGACGTGCACCTGTTCAAGGTCGGCGAGTACAAGTCCGCCGCCGAGCCCTACGTGCTCGACGCCGCGTCGCCGGAAGCCAAGGAAGCCGACCTGTTCTGGATGAGCGACGTGTGGCAGCGCTATCTGGCCGACATCGCCAAGGCGCGCAAGCTCGACGCGGCCAAGATCGCCACCGACATCGACCAGATGCCGGCGCAGGTGCAGGCCGCGCAGGGCGACCTGGCCAAGTACGCGCTGCAGCAGAAGCTGGTGGACGGGCTGAAGACGCGCGAGCAGGTCGACGACCTGCTGACCGAGCGCGGCGTGGCCGACGACGATGCCGAAGGCGGCTTCCGCCAGATCTCGCTGGACGGTTATCTGGCGCACCTGGACCGCGCCACGTTGCCGGCCGCGGCCGATCGCCGCCCGCAGGTGGCGGTGGTCGTCGCCGAGGGCGAGATCAGCGGCGGCGAGCAGCCGCCCGGCACCGTCGGCGGCGTGTCCACCGCGGCCCTGCTGCGCGAAGCGCGCGACGACGAGAACGTGAAGGCCCTGGTCCTGCGCGTGGACTCGCCCGGCGGCGAAGTGTTCGCCTCCGAGCAGATCCGCCGCGAGATCGTCGCCCTCAAGGCCGCCGGCAAGCCGGTGGTGGTGTCGATGGGCGACCTGGCCGCCTCGGGCGGTTACTGGATCTCGATGAACGCCGACCGGATCTACGCCGATCCCTCGACCATCACCGGTTCGATCGGCATCTTCGGCATGATTCCCACCGTGCCGCGCACGCTGGAGAAGATCGGCGTGCACACCGACGGCGTGGGCACCACCCGCTTCGCCGGCGCGTTCGACATCACCCGCCCGCTGGCGCCGGAAGTCGGCCAGGTGATCCAGTCGGTCATCGACAAGGGCTACCGCGACTTCACCGGCCGCGTGGCCACCGCGCGCAAGCGCAGCGTGGAGCAGATCGACGAGGTCGCACGCGGCCGCGTGTGGTCGGGCGCGCAAGCCAAGGAGCGCGGCCTGGTCGACGACTTCGGCGGCCTGCAGACGGCCGTGGACGACGCCGCCAAGCGTGCCAAGCTCGCCGATGGCGATTACGCGCTGCGCTACGTGGAAAAGAGCGCCAGCCCGTTCGAGCGCTGGTTCGCCAGCTTCGCCGAGAGCCGCATCGGCGCGGCCTGGCTGCGCAACGACTCCGACCTGGCCCGCAGCCTGCTGGCCAAGGCCATGCCCCAGGCCGTGGCCGACCTGCGCTTCCTGCAAAGCTCGGTGCGCCCGACCCAGGGCGTGCCGGTGAAGTCGCTGGCGTATTGCTTCTGCGGGTTCTGA
- a CDS encoding Sua5/YciO/YrdC/YwlC family protein, with amino-acid sequence MTSDCTSLPIADAASLLRRGGVLIYPTEAVWGIGCDPFDRTAVLRLLDIKQRPVEKGMILIAGELAQFDGLLDWNALPDERRQAVLASWPGPHTWIVPASARVPAWIRGEHAGVAVRVSAHPTVVALCAAFGGALVSTSANLAGAPPAHARAALDPAVLARADGLSIGETGGLAAPTAIRDALSDAVLRA; translated from the coding sequence ATGACCAGCGATTGCACGTCCCTGCCCATCGCCGACGCCGCCAGCCTGCTCCGCCGCGGCGGCGTATTGATCTACCCCACCGAAGCCGTCTGGGGCATCGGTTGCGATCCGTTCGATCGAACCGCCGTGCTGCGCCTGCTGGACATCAAGCAGCGGCCGGTCGAGAAAGGCATGATCCTGATCGCCGGCGAACTCGCGCAGTTCGACGGCCTGCTCGACTGGAACGCGCTGCCCGACGAACGCCGCCAGGCCGTGCTCGCCAGCTGGCCCGGCCCCCACACCTGGATCGTGCCCGCCAGCGCGCGCGTGCCCGCCTGGATCCGCGGCGAACACGCCGGTGTGGCCGTGCGCGTGAGCGCCCACCCCACCGTCGTCGCGCTGTGCGCCGCGTTCGGCGGCGCGCTGGTCTCCACCAGCGCCAACCTCGCCGGCGCGCCACCCGCGCATGCGCGCGCCGCGCTGGACCCGGCCGTGCTCGCGCGCGCCGATGGCCTGAGCATCGGCGAGACCGGCGGCCTGGCTGCGCCCACCGCAATCCGCGACGCGCTCAGCGACGCCGTGCTGCGCGCCTGA
- a CDS encoding DNA topoisomerase I, which yields MAKNLLIVESPAKAKTINKYLGKDFTVLASYGHVRDLVPKEGAVDPDNHFAMDYAVIEKNEKHVDAIAKAARSADNLFLATDPDREGEAISWHIAEILRERGLLQDKPLHRVVFTEITPRAIKEAMNQPRSIAAPLVDAQQARRALDYLVGFNLSPVLWRKVQRGLSAGRVQSPALRMIVEREEEIEAFIAREYWTVEAECAHPSQGFTAKLTKLDGKKFEQFTLTNGEDAEAARKRLVAAAGGALHVTDVASKERKRRPAPPFTTSTLQQEAARKLGFTTRKTMQVAQKLYEGVAIGDEGTVGLITYMRTDSVNLSVDALGEIRDVIARDYGTRALPDKPNAYATKSKNAQEAHEAVRPTSALRVPSQVSRYLSDDERRLYELVWKRTVASQMVPATLNTVSVDLAAGSDHSFRASGTTVVDPGFLAVYEEGKDNKSADDEDEGRKLPTMKTGDRVPLERIHADQHFTQPPPRFTEAALVKALEEYGIGRPSTYASIIQTLLFRKYVEMESRSFRPTDVGRAVSKFLSGHFTQYVDYDFTAKLEDELDAVSRGEEEWVPLMERFWEPFKKLVEEKKESVDRSEATGARELGTDPKSGKPVSVRLGRYGPYVQIGTAEDEEKPTFASLRPGQSMHTIALDDALELFKLPRKLGLSNEEEVSVGIGRFGPFAKRGSTYASLKKEDDPYTIDLARAVFLIEEKEEIARNRIIKEFDGSDIQVLNGRFGPYISDGKLNGRIPKDREPASLTLEEVVKLMEETGKPMRGRFGKKTAAKKDAPAKKAAKKTADKATAEKKPAKKAAKKTAKKTAKKAPAKKAASKAPAKKAAKKGVKKAG from the coding sequence ATGGCCAAGAACCTCCTCATCGTCGAGTCCCCTGCCAAGGCCAAGACGATCAACAAGTACCTGGGCAAGGACTTCACCGTCCTGGCCTCCTACGGCCATGTCCGCGACCTGGTGCCCAAAGAGGGCGCGGTCGACCCCGACAATCACTTCGCGATGGACTATGCGGTCATCGAGAAGAACGAAAAGCACGTCGACGCCATCGCCAAGGCCGCGCGCAGCGCCGACAACCTGTTCCTGGCGACCGACCCGGACCGCGAAGGCGAGGCGATCAGCTGGCACATCGCCGAGATCCTGCGCGAGCGCGGCCTGCTGCAGGACAAGCCGCTGCACCGCGTGGTGTTCACCGAGATCACCCCGCGCGCGATCAAGGAAGCGATGAACCAGCCGCGCAGCATCGCCGCGCCCCTGGTCGATGCCCAGCAGGCGCGCCGTGCGCTGGACTACCTGGTCGGCTTCAACCTCTCGCCGGTGCTGTGGCGCAAGGTCCAGCGCGGCCTGTCCGCCGGCCGCGTGCAGTCGCCGGCGTTGCGCATGATCGTCGAGCGCGAGGAGGAGATCGAAGCGTTCATCGCCCGCGAGTACTGGACCGTCGAGGCCGAGTGCGCGCACCCCAGCCAGGGCTTCACCGCCAAGCTGACCAAGCTGGATGGCAAGAAGTTCGAGCAGTTCACCCTGACCAACGGCGAAGACGCCGAAGCCGCGCGCAAGCGCCTGGTCGCCGCCGCCGGCGGCGCGCTGCACGTCACCGACGTGGCCAGCAAGGAGCGCAAGCGCCGTCCCGCGCCGCCGTTCACCACCTCCACCCTGCAGCAGGAAGCCGCGCGCAAGCTTGGCTTCACCACCCGCAAGACCATGCAGGTGGCGCAGAAGCTGTACGAGGGCGTGGCCATCGGCGACGAGGGCACGGTCGGCCTGATCACCTATATGCGTACCGACTCGGTCAACCTGTCGGTGGACGCGCTGGGCGAGATCCGCGACGTGATCGCGCGCGATTACGGCACCCGCGCCCTGCCCGACAAGCCCAACGCCTACGCCACCAAGTCCAAGAACGCCCAGGAAGCGCACGAAGCCGTGCGCCCGACCTCGGCGCTGCGCGTGCCCTCGCAGGTGTCGCGTTACCTCAGCGACGACGAGCGCCGCCTGTACGAACTGGTGTGGAAGCGCACCGTGGCCTCGCAGATGGTGCCGGCCACGCTCAACACCGTTTCGGTAGACCTGGCCGCCGGCAGCGACCACAGCTTCCGCGCGTCGGGCACCACCGTGGTCGATCCGGGCTTCCTGGCCGTGTACGAGGAAGGCAAGGACAACAAGAGCGCGGACGACGAAGACGAAGGCCGCAAGCTGCCGACCATGAAGACCGGCGACCGCGTGCCGCTGGAACGCATCCACGCCGACCAGCACTTCACCCAGCCGCCGCCGCGCTTCACCGAAGCGGCGCTGGTCAAGGCGCTGGAGGAGTACGGCATCGGCCGTCCGTCCACCTACGCCTCGATCATCCAGACCCTGCTGTTCCGCAAGTACGTGGAGATGGAAAGCCGCAGCTTCCGCCCCACCGACGTGGGCCGCGCGGTGTCCAAGTTCCTGTCCGGCCACTTCACCCAGTACGTGGACTACGACTTCACCGCCAAGCTCGAGGACGAGCTGGACGCGGTCTCGCGCGGCGAAGAGGAATGGGTGCCGCTGATGGAACGGTTCTGGGAACCGTTCAAGAAGCTGGTCGAAGAAAAGAAGGAATCGGTGGACCGCAGCGAAGCCACCGGCGCGCGCGAGCTGGGCACCGACCCCAAGAGCGGCAAGCCGGTCAGCGTGCGCCTGGGCCGCTACGGGCCCTACGTGCAGATCGGCACCGCCGAGGACGAGGAAAAGCCCACCTTCGCCTCGCTGCGCCCCGGCCAGAGCATGCACACCATCGCCCTGGACGACGCGCTGGAGCTGTTCAAGCTGCCGCGCAAACTCGGCCTGAGCAACGAGGAGGAAGTCAGCGTCGGCATCGGCCGCTTCGGCCCCTTCGCCAAGCGCGGCAGCACCTATGCCTCGCTGAAGAAGGAGGACGATCCGTACACCATCGACCTGGCGCGCGCGGTGTTCCTGATCGAAGAGAAGGAAGAGATCGCGCGCAACCGCATCATCAAGGAGTTCGACGGCAGCGACATCCAGGTGCTCAACGGCCGCTTCGGCCCCTACATCAGCGACGGCAAGCTCAACGGCCGCATTCCCAAGGACCGCGAGCCCGCCTCGCTGACCCTGGAGGAAGTGGTCAAGCTGATGGAAGAGACCGGCAAGCCCATGCGCGGACGCTTCGGCAAGAAGACCGCCGCCAAGAAGGACGCGCCGGCCAAAAAGGCGGCCAAGAAGACCGCCGACAAGGCCACGGCCGAAAAGAAGCCGGCCAAGAAGGCGGCGAAGAAGACCGCCAAGAAGACCGCCAAGAAGGCGCCGGCGAAGAAGGCCGCGAGCAAGGCGCCGGCCAAGAAAGCCGCGAAGAAAGGGGTGAAGAAGGCCGGCTGA
- a CDS encoding MATE family efflux transporter, whose amino-acid sequence MSSPTPSVRRGLAGEIRTTAVLAAPLVAGHVSTGLIGFIDNVLAGHHSTTTLASVTIGTALWWLPMMVPIGTLLSVPPSVSQLDGAGRRGEIGALFRQALWLALGLGIALFAFLTFIPHALGPMGIAPEIVPGARDFLHGIRWGVFALTLFFCMRYLSEGLHWTLPTMVISAASLLVLLPIGYVLTFGKLGFPELGAGGLGIASAVMLWIEAAAFAVVLWRAKRFADLKLFERFDLPNWPTIRGLLATGLPIGVTVLMEGSLFIATALLIGRLGEVPAAAHQIAINLSALCFMVPMGLAEATTVRVGHALGRADLGGVRRAAAAGLAIVLATQLVSGIVLLSANDLLVSVYTDDVAVAGLAASLLLYAAAFQFPDGVQVLSAGALRGLQDTKVPMLLAAAAYWGVGMSLGAGLGLGLGWGPKGMWIGLIAGLTVAALLLSTRFVRSSRPDRLAGRAAALNGKRSGSTDLA is encoded by the coding sequence ATGTCGTCTCCTACCCCTTCCGTTCGCCGCGGTCTCGCCGGCGAAATCCGTACTACTGCCGTGCTCGCCGCGCCCCTGGTGGCCGGCCACGTGTCCACCGGCCTGATCGGCTTCATCGACAACGTGCTGGCCGGGCACCACAGCACCACCACCCTGGCCTCGGTCACCATCGGCACCGCGCTGTGGTGGCTGCCGATGATGGTGCCCATCGGCACCCTGCTGTCGGTGCCGCCGTCGGTGTCGCAGCTGGACGGCGCCGGCCGCCGCGGTGAGATCGGCGCGCTGTTCCGCCAGGCGCTGTGGCTGGCGCTGGGCCTGGGCATCGCCCTGTTCGCGTTCCTGACCTTCATCCCGCATGCGCTGGGGCCGATGGGCATCGCCCCGGAAATCGTCCCGGGCGCGCGCGACTTCCTGCACGGCATCCGCTGGGGCGTGTTCGCGCTGACCCTGTTCTTCTGCATGCGCTATCTCAGCGAAGGCCTGCACTGGACCTTGCCGACCATGGTGATCAGCGCGGCCAGCCTGCTGGTGCTGCTGCCGATCGGCTACGTGCTGACCTTCGGCAAGCTCGGCTTCCCCGAACTGGGCGCCGGCGGCCTGGGCATCGCCTCGGCGGTGATGCTGTGGATCGAGGCGGCCGCCTTCGCGGTGGTGCTGTGGCGGGCCAAGCGCTTCGCCGATCTCAAGCTGTTCGAGCGCTTCGACCTGCCGAACTGGCCGACCATCCGCGGCCTGCTCGCCACCGGCCTGCCGATCGGCGTGACCGTGCTCATGGAAGGCAGCTTGTTCATCGCCACCGCGCTGCTGATCGGCCGCCTGGGCGAAGTGCCGGCGGCCGCGCACCAGATCGCGATCAACCTGTCGGCGCTGTGCTTCATGGTGCCCATGGGCCTGGCCGAGGCGACCACGGTGCGCGTGGGCCACGCGCTGGGCCGCGCCGACCTGGGCGGCGTGCGCCGCGCCGCGGCGGCCGGCTTGGCGATCGTGCTGGCCACCCAGCTGGTGTCGGGCATCGTGCTGCTGAGCGCCAACGACCTGCTGGTGAGCGTCTACACCGACGACGTCGCGGTGGCCGGCCTGGCCGCCTCGCTGCTGCTGTATGCGGCGGCGTTCCAGTTCCCCGACGGCGTGCAGGTGCTGTCGGCCGGCGCGCTGCGCGGACTGCAGGACACCAAGGTGCCGATGCTGCTGGCCGCGGCCGCGTACTGGGGCGTGGGGATGTCGCTGGGCGCCGGCCTCGGGCTGGGCCTGGGCTGGGGCCCGAAGGGCATGTGGATCGGCCTGATCGCCGGCCTGACCGTGGCCGCGCTGCTGCTGAGCACCCGCTTCGTGCGTTCCAGCCGGCCGGACCGGCTGGCCGGACGGGCCGCGGCCCTGAACGGCAAGCGATCCGGCAGCACCGACCTGGCTTGA
- a CDS encoding SDR family oxidoreductase, which translates to MDPKRWRLDGQLALVTGGSAGIGRAIARELLGFGADVLLAARDIAALEDARAELIEDFPEREVQAFVADVADEEQRRELLDWVEDFGEGLHILVNNAGGNLGKAATDYTEDEWRQIFEINLFSAFELSRYAHPLLTRHAASSIVNVGSVSGLTHVRTGAPYGMSKAAMHQMTRNLAAEWAEDGIRVNAVAPWYIRTRRTSDKLADPDYLDEVLLRTPLGRIGEPEEVAAAVAFLCLPAAGYVTGECIAVDGGFLRYGF; encoded by the coding sequence ATGGACCCCAAGCGTTGGCGGCTGGACGGACAACTGGCGCTGGTGACCGGCGGCAGCGCCGGCATCGGCCGGGCGATCGCGCGCGAGCTGCTGGGGTTCGGCGCCGACGTGCTGCTGGCCGCGCGCGACATCGCCGCGCTGGAAGACGCGCGCGCCGAGCTGATCGAGGACTTCCCCGAGCGCGAGGTGCAGGCCTTCGTCGCCGACGTGGCCGACGAGGAGCAGCGGCGCGAGCTGCTGGACTGGGTCGAGGATTTCGGCGAGGGCCTGCACATCCTGGTCAACAACGCCGGCGGCAACCTGGGCAAGGCCGCCACCGACTACACCGAGGACGAGTGGCGGCAGATCTTCGAGATCAACCTGTTCTCGGCCTTCGAGCTCTCGCGCTACGCCCACCCGCTGCTGACCCGTCACGCGGCCTCCAGCATCGTCAACGTGGGCAGCGTGTCGGGCCTGACCCACGTGCGCACCGGCGCGCCTTACGGCATGAGCAAGGCGGCCATGCACCAGATGACCCGCAACCTGGCTGCCGAATGGGCCGAGGACGGCATCCGCGTCAACGCGGTGGCGCCCTGGTACATCCGCACCCGCCGCACCTCCGATAAGCTGGCCGATCCGGACTATCTGGACGAAGTGCTGCTGCGCACGCCGCTGGGCCGCATCGGCGAACCCGAAGAGGTGGCTGCAGCGGTCGCGTTCCTGTGCCTGCCGGCGGCGGGCTACGTCACCGGCGAATGCATCGCGGTGGACGGCGGGTTCCTGCGTTACGGGTTCTGA
- a CDS encoding DUF4124 domain-containing protein: protein MIPAPRPCLLLALLALAGASQAAEVTIYRCTDAQGRLSLRDTPCARGEQQQTRAMALPRDPPPRPASAHDAVAASKPSAAAAPPPRVVVIRPPRPMYECVTPDGERYTSETGEGNPRWVPLWTLMPVVPTRNPLGDRVGARRPPPAQFRPGPPRPLPPDAGFAYPAGTWVRDECHALPQSEVCARLSDRRYELDRRYYSALQSERASIQNEQRGIDARLADDCER from the coding sequence ATGATCCCCGCCCCGCGCCCCTGCCTGTTGCTCGCCTTGCTGGCCCTGGCCGGCGCGTCGCAGGCGGCCGAGGTCACCATCTACCGCTGCACCGACGCGCAAGGCCGGCTGAGCCTGCGCGATACGCCCTGCGCGCGCGGCGAACAGCAGCAGACCCGGGCCATGGCGCTGCCGCGCGATCCGCCGCCGCGCCCGGCGTCCGCCCACGACGCCGTCGCCGCCTCCAAGCCCAGCGCGGCGGCCGCGCCGCCGCCGCGCGTGGTCGTGATTCGCCCGCCGCGGCCGATGTACGAGTGCGTGACGCCCGACGGCGAGCGCTACACCAGCGAAACCGGCGAGGGCAATCCGCGCTGGGTGCCGCTGTGGACGCTGATGCCGGTGGTGCCCACGCGCAATCCGCTGGGCGACCGCGTCGGCGCGCGCCGGCCGCCGCCGGCGCAATTCCGCCCCGGACCGCCGCGGCCGCTGCCGCCTGACGCGGGTTTCGCGTACCCTGCCGGCACCTGGGTGCGCGACGAATGCCACGCCCTGCCGCAAAGCGAGGTCTGCGCGCGGCTGAGCGACCGCCGCTACGAGCTCGACCGGCGCTACTACAGCGCGTTGCAAAGCGAGCGCGCCAGCATCCAGAACGAACAGCGCGGCATCGATGCGCGCCTGGCCGACGATTGCGAAAGGTAA